A region of the Brachyhypopomus gauderio isolate BG-103 chromosome 11, BGAUD_0.2, whole genome shotgun sequence genome:
GTACacttcaaatatcaaatatctgATCTTAACAAAAGTCCTAACCTTAATTTTTATTAAGGAGACTTTTTAACACTGGCCTCAGGTTAGCTTGAAATGGGTGCTGTCAGTAGTGTAAAATCATCATCTTATATTTTCTATGTCtgttgtgcaggtgtgtgtgcaaggCTTGAAAGCTATCCCTCTTAGTGTGGATCTGTGGATACATTACATCAACCTTCTGCTTGGCACACTCAACATGAACCTGCCTGAGTCGATACAACGTATTCGCAGGTAGGGTTAGTGGCCATATCACCCCCAATCTCCCATCATGCTGCTAAAACTGACCGTCTAATTTGTTTTTGTCTAGATTTTGATTGTTTATTCATATTTCCAGCAGCTACGTCTTAGTACTCATTATGGTTAGCCGTTTGTATTGAGCCATACGTTATGTTTTGTTGATTTTACCTTGGAAGTTTCTCGATATCCTCTGAATGCAGCATGTCTCGGTATTCTGTAAGTGGTCTCCGTGAAGAACATGTGACTTGACGTCCTCTGTAGGACCAGCGGTGTCTCACTCACTGCCGTGTTTCTGTTCTACAGTACATTTGAGGACGCCCTGGAGGCAGCAGGCTGGGACTGGCACTCGGACCGCTTGTGGGACCTCTATGCTGAGTGGGAGAAGGAACAGGGAGACCTGAGGGCCATGACTGTAGTCTACGAGCGAGTGATGAAAGTGCCCACCCAGCTGTACAGCACCCACTATGAGAAGTATGCCAGTCAACACTGCTTCGCACAAGTCTCTGAGTGGGGGGGTGGGTCTTAGAGGGTTGTTTGCACAGCTGTTCAGCTTGACACACAAATCcgcttacaaacacacacacacttgtgagaATTTGCTGATACTTCCTCTCACTATCGTATCTTGTgatctttttttcccccccttcATATTTAGATGCAGCTGAATTTATCACCCAAAGCCTTATTGGTAAACTGTCAAACACATGCAATTCAGCACTACAAAATTCAGATCTCCAAAATATCACAAATTGGTTTTCTTTGCTTTCACAGTCCATAAGAAAATGAGTGCCGTGTCAACGCCGTCAGGGCTGATGCATGATGGTCTCAATCTCTGTTCCCTCAGGTTGAAGACCCATTTAACCACGCATCCTCTCCAGGACGTGCTGAGCCCCGAGGAGTACAACAAGCTGCGTGAGGACTACAGACAGAGTCAAATTCAGGCCAAGAAAGAGGGTTCTGATCCGACGGCTGACGAGGACGAGGAGAGGCCACCTGGGGAAGAGGACCCGGCAGACAGCGGAAAAGACACGGTAAGGAACCTGCTGTTTGTGGGAATTAGGTGCTCTTTTGGTGCACATGCGTAGAATCAAAACCGACAGAGAGCAGGTGGCGTGTGATGACGATCGTGTCCTAAATCGCCATTGGAGGTCACGTGTGTAAATTGTTCGAATTTTTTTTCCATGCAGGACGATGCAGTGCAGAAGATGCAGGAACTGCTATTGGCCAGCAGAGAGGAAGCATACCTACTGAATGAGGGTGAGGTCAGGAAGAGATGGAACTTTGAAGATGCGGTAAGACTTTACTCTGACTTACTTTGGCTTTATACGGACTCAAATGCAGACTTAAGGAATAAGAACCtttgctctttttttttttttttttttttttttttttacatgcttgtttgCTCTTCTTCTGTCTTTCCCTCATTCCACCTTTAACCCTGTTAATTTTCACTGCCATAGATTAAAAGGCCATATTTCCATGTGAAGCCCTTGGACCGGGCCCAGCTGAAAGCCTGGCAGAGTTACCTGGACTGGGAGACCGCCGAGGCTGAAGCAGAAGCAGGCCAGGAGACCACTGAGGGCACCTCCGTGGAAGGTCAGGAGACCACTGAGGGCACCTCCCTGGAAGGTCAAGAGGTCCCACAGGTCAAAGTGGGCATTGCAGGACACAAGCGGGTGCAAATCCTATATGAGCGCAGCCTCATTGCCTGTGCGCTCTACGAGGAGTTCTGGGATAAGGTATGGAGGAGGAATAACAAACCCTGGTGTTTatctttttctttttgattgGTGTAATTGAGGGTGTGGACGTCTGTGTGTTGCAGTATGTGCATTATTTGGAGCCACGTAGTCTGGAGGAGACACGCAGCGTGTATAAGAGAGCTTGTGAAATCCACCTGCCATACAGGCACAGTTTCCACCTGCAGTGGGCGACGTTCGAGGAGAGACATGGTAAGGGGCACTGTTCAGCGGAAATGTCTATAAACCAGGAATGGTCAGACTTTGAGTGCTTACCTAAATTCCCAAGTTTATTTGGAGCAAATAAATTGACAAGCAAATGTCTTCCTGTTCCGTTGCAGGTAATATCCCGGAGGCACAGCGTATTTTAGAGTCCCTAGAGAAGGCGATGCCAGGGCTGGCTGTGGTCCGGCTGCGGCGGGCGGGGCTGGAGAGAAGGGTGGGCCGGCTAGATATGGCAGAGTCGCTATTGAGGGACGCCGTGGAGCAGAACAAAGACAAGCCACATCTTCATGCGTTCTTCTCCATCAAGCTGGCGCGTTTTCTCCACAAACTGGGCAAGAACCCTTCCAGAGCTCGTGCCACACTGCAGGAAGCCATCGAGATTAGTCCGGTAAGGAAACGGCCGTGGGGTTTGCATCTCCTAAGAACAGGTGCACTGCTATTGACCGTGTGATGTGGACACAATGCTCGAATATCCTCTTTACACTTTCAATTATGTGCATTTTAAAATGGCTGGGTCAGATATTACAGCATATTAATGTTAATTCTTATAGTCTACATCAACTAGTCGGTTGCTTTCAGATGAATGTATCTCCAGTTAAACTCACTGTCTGCTTGTCATAACTTGACAGGGCAACAGTAAATTGTACTTGAATCTGCTGGAGCTGGAGGTGTCGGGGGACTTGCGTGTCAACGGCGGAGGCGTCCAGCAGTGTGTGAGCAAAGCGTTGGCTGCACCTCTCTCGCCAAAGACCAAAATCCTCTTCTCCCAACGAGGACTCCAGTTCGTCGAGGACTTTGGGACATCTGTGCAAAGGTCAGAAATACCTCTTATTGGACGTAACTTCATACTTTCTTCCACTGAGACTTGAGATTCAGTGTAATGGTTTCATAAACGGATTGGGATTTCTCTCGAGCCCAACATTATTGTaatatagatgtgtgtgtgtgtgtacacagtgtGTTGAGTATCTATGAAGAGCACCAGAAGCTGCTTAATGAGCATGGTGGGAAGAAACGTGGAGCTGATAATAGGTAGGaaatctacacacacaacagtgacTCATTTTATCTGCTACCAATTGTATTCAGTATCAATTTACTTTaagtacaatgacatttttgttgttgttctagTGATGATGACACTGAAAAATTGAGCAAAATGGATGATGGCTCTGCTATGACGGGCCCTCTTCAAGGTGCCCCACCTAGTATGCCCCCTGTTCCTATGACAACACCGCCTCCCCCCATGATGGGTGGAGACATGAGTGGGGCCCATGGATATGGAGGCTATGGCAACTGGTATCAGGTATTCAGCATTTAACTTTCCATCACAGGGTCATATTATCTAcagcacaggtgtcaaactcaaggcccgtgGGCCAATTGTGGCCCACcgcgtcattttatgtggccccCCGAGAGCTTAAAAAATCCAAAAtgtccacaaaaaaaaaagtaaaagtgagcaaaaactacatttcccacaattatgttacccgcgAAGTGACGGCATCTTGACACTGCAGCGTTTCCATATCAATGCGaagtgtaattgagaaatacaaatgatcccaaaatgatcaggaagagaaacatcgaTGCAGATAGAAGGCCGTTTCATGAAAGACGTGAAAGCGATGTttgcgcttcaaggagaaaaacgggtatgaagcggtg
Encoded here:
- the LOC143526766 gene encoding pre-mRNA-processing factor 39, with protein sequence MAAEGIEEFSDNGDSTNPSGFEAPEVTDMAGPSVGACEERGPGGADVAEAAAHYGIPPHEGDEEEDGELPVDFERLWKIVNDNPLDFNCWTDLLQYCEQESHMTASRRALKAFLARYPLCYGYWKKFADLERRAGHNNKAEEVCVQGLKAIPLSVDLWIHYINLLLGTLNMNLPESIQRIRSTFEDALEAAGWDWHSDRLWDLYAEWEKEQGDLRAMTVVYERVMKVPTQLYSTHYEKLKTHLTTHPLQDVLSPEEYNKLREDYRQSQIQAKKEGSDPTADEDEERPPGEEDPADSGKDTDDAVQKMQELLLASREEAYLLNEGEVRKRWNFEDAIKRPYFHVKPLDRAQLKAWQSYLDWETAEAEAEAGQETTEGTSVEGQETTEGTSLEGQEVPQVKVGIAGHKRVQILYERSLIACALYEEFWDKYVHYLEPRSLEETRSVYKRACEIHLPYRHSFHLQWATFEERHGNIPEAQRILESLEKAMPGLAVVRLRRAGLERRVGRLDMAESLLRDAVEQNKDKPHLHAFFSIKLARFLHKLGKNPSRARATLQEAIEISPGNSKLYLNLLELEVSGDLRVNGGGVQQCVSKALAAPLSPKTKILFSQRGLQFVEDFGTSVQSVLSIYEEHQKLLNEHGGKKRGADNSDDDTEKLSKMDDGSAMTGPLQGAPPSMPPVPMTTPPPPMMGGDMSGAHGYGGYGNWYQQQQYGGYGGYHNPWNQYNQYYPPS